From one Suicoccus acidiformans genomic stretch:
- a CDS encoding THUMP domain-containing class I SAM-dependent RNA methyltransferase, with protein MTEYQLVATAAAGIEGLVNRELKALGYETQADNGRVYFKGNARDIAYTNLWLRTADRVKLIVGEFHAKTFEQLFDQTYTLPWENFIPMDGAFPVSGRSIKSQLHHVPSVQSIVKKAISKRLMDYYHRPGRMPEIGATYPIEVAIRKNKVELTLDTSGSSLFKRGYREHKGQAPLKENMAAALVMLTTWHPDRPLYDPTCGSGTILIEAALMGHNIAPGLQRSFVAEAWRFFEPENWDILRQEAREAIKSDIQLDILGTDIDHRMIEIAQENAAKAGVADSITFKQMQLADYTPSKEYGILISNPPYGDRMLSEEAVHEIYRQMGEIYEAMPTWSKYILSSDDNFETYYGAKATKKRKLYNGAIKVNYYQFWSKQ; from the coding sequence ATGACTGAATATCAATTAGTTGCAACAGCTGCTGCTGGGATTGAAGGCCTAGTCAACCGTGAACTCAAGGCACTAGGCTATGAAACACAAGCAGACAATGGACGTGTATACTTTAAAGGCAATGCACGCGATATTGCTTATACCAATCTCTGGCTGAGAACCGCTGACCGAGTGAAACTCATCGTTGGCGAATTTCACGCCAAGACATTCGAACAACTCTTCGACCAAACTTACACTTTACCTTGGGAAAATTTCATCCCGATGGATGGAGCCTTCCCCGTGAGTGGGCGATCGATTAAATCACAGCTTCATCACGTCCCCAGCGTCCAAAGTATTGTCAAGAAAGCCATCAGTAAACGTCTCATGGATTACTACCATCGCCCTGGACGCATGCCTGAAATTGGCGCTACTTACCCGATAGAAGTCGCCATCCGCAAGAATAAAGTTGAACTCACGCTAGATACATCCGGTTCCAGTTTATTCAAACGAGGCTACCGAGAACATAAAGGACAGGCTCCACTCAAGGAGAATATGGCCGCGGCCTTAGTCATGCTAACAACCTGGCATCCTGACCGTCCCCTATATGATCCAACTTGTGGCTCAGGTACAATTCTTATTGAAGCTGCCCTCATGGGGCACAATATCGCCCCAGGCTTACAGCGTTCCTTTGTTGCTGAAGCATGGCGCTTCTTCGAACCAGAAAACTGGGACATACTCCGCCAAGAAGCACGCGAAGCGATTAAGTCGGATATCCAATTAGATATTCTAGGGACGGATATTGACCACCGCATGATTGAAATCGCCCAAGAAAATGCAGCGAAAGCCGGTGTGGCGGACAGTATTACCTTCAAACAAATGCAATTGGCAGATTATACCCCTTCGAAAGAATACGGCATTCTCATTTCTAACCCACCCTACGGTGACCGGATGTTATCAGAAGAAGCCGTTCACGAAATTTACCGCCAGATGGGCGAAATTTACGAAGCTATGCCAACGTGGAGCAAGTATATCCTCTCCAGTGATGACAACTTCGAAACCTATTACGGTGCCAAAGCAACCAAGAAGCGCAAACTCTATAACGGTGCGATTAAAGTAAACTACTACCAATTCTGGAGCAAGCAATAG
- a CDS encoding ribonuclease HI family protein — protein MLKVYTDGAFDPQTKQAGIGIQVIADKEQTSYKYYIAHAFDNHVIEFMALRQALTLLAKQPKETLLIYSDSKVLVDSIEKAYVKSSVYRVHLTEILAELEEYPLYFVNWLADGQNRGADQLARQALRRQGQYEILSDF, from the coding sequence ATGCTTAAAGTCTATACAGATGGCGCCTTTGATCCCCAAACAAAGCAAGCGGGGATTGGGATTCAAGTAATCGCTGATAAAGAGCAGACATCATACAAATATTATATTGCGCATGCGTTTGATAATCATGTTATCGAATTTATGGCCCTTCGACAAGCGTTAACCCTTCTGGCTAAGCAACCCAAAGAAACCTTGCTAATCTATTCGGATAGTAAGGTGCTTGTCGACTCGATTGAGAAAGCTTATGTTAAATCTTCAGTCTATCGAGTTCATCTCACAGAAATTCTTGCGGAATTGGAGGAATACCCCTTATATTTCGTCAATTGGCTCGCAGATGGCCAGAATCGAGGCGCTGATCAATTAGCCCGGCAAGCCTTAAGGCGACAGGGGCAATATGAGATTTTATCTGATTTCTGA
- a CDS encoding tetratricopeptide repeat protein, protein MSDILEMPTNDENYYRKARNYLEKQDYKQAIPLLKESFHLSPDATVLADLVDAYIMTEQYEELKQFWASYNPSFDEIWQNPILSQQYILVLNHTLSGDARLLALYDAKDAMQKRNLDTRSIDSQIQHLKKQQVFLSKLAAISNEDSMQDLITSLMRVEYLPTEQQSLLNFIEVSFQLSFNEVELFYRCIVERSDIPNYFKTQILHHLLKDQVATQFEEYCWFDETHKVATASLKAYQDTDTYQAVKADILEYTASQDPHLAEDLLLQWELQAQILYPFLELAIPNPKTWLKDIFRLFNQDNTQETAPYLTRALIEMSQLTRY, encoded by the coding sequence ATGAGCGATATTCTAGAAATGCCTACCAACGATGAAAACTACTACCGCAAAGCCAGGAATTATCTAGAAAAGCAAGACTATAAACAGGCGATTCCGCTCTTAAAAGAAAGCTTTCACCTTTCCCCTGACGCAACGGTCTTAGCCGATTTAGTCGATGCTTATATTATGACAGAACAGTATGAGGAATTAAAGCAATTCTGGGCCTCATACAACCCTAGTTTCGATGAAATCTGGCAGAATCCCATACTTTCCCAGCAATATATCTTGGTCTTAAACCATACTCTTTCTGGTGACGCTCGCCTCCTTGCACTTTACGACGCCAAGGACGCCATGCAAAAGCGAAACTTAGATACTCGTTCCATCGATTCACAAATCCAACATTTGAAAAAACAACAAGTATTCCTTTCGAAATTAGCAGCCATTTCCAATGAAGATAGCATGCAGGATTTAATCACATCCCTCATGCGCGTAGAATATCTACCCACCGAACAACAATCACTTCTGAACTTCATCGAAGTGAGTTTCCAGTTATCTTTTAACGAAGTGGAGCTGTTCTACCGCTGCATCGTTGAGCGCTCAGACATTCCGAATTATTTCAAGACCCAAATCCTACATCACCTGCTTAAAGATCAAGTGGCTACACAATTTGAAGAATACTGTTGGTTCGATGAGACGCATAAGGTGGCCACCGCCTCTCTTAAAGCTTATCAAGACACCGATACCTACCAAGCCGTTAAAGCAGATATTCTTGAATATACAGCCTCACAAGATCCGCATTTGGCAGAGGATTTGCTCTTACAGTGGGAATTACAAGCCCAGATTCTTTATCCTTTTCTTGAGCTAGCAATACCCAACCCTAAGACGTGGCTTAAAGATATCTTCCGGCTATTTAATCAAGACAACACCCAAGAGACAGCTCCTTATTTAACTCGAGCTTTAATTGAGATGAGTCAACTCACACGATATTAA
- a CDS encoding DUF2187 family protein produces MAKSKVTEQERGLIEKELRRGTSKSRIATLLDVEYEDALEMIDSVKSSVRPEVGQQITFKFRDCNMTGIITKLLTNSAVVEIYWDESDEMMRGICEDRTIVNFKDIESFVSLPPQEEDEYVVIDPQPIVSDISDFDAIDE; encoded by the coding sequence GTGGCCAAATCAAAAGTAACGGAACAAGAGCGTGGACTCATTGAGAAAGAGTTGCGTCGAGGTACCAGCAAGTCACGTATTGCTACTTTGTTAGACGTTGAGTATGAAGACGCACTAGAGATGATTGATTCAGTGAAGTCATCAGTTCGCCCGGAAGTCGGTCAACAAATTACATTTAAATTTCGTGACTGCAATATGACTGGGATTATCACGAAATTATTGACCAATAGTGCAGTGGTTGAAATTTACTGGGATGAGTCGGATGAAATGATGCGGGGAATTTGCGAGGATCGAACGATTGTGAACTTTAAAGATATCGAAAGTTTTGTAAGTTTACCGCCTCAGGAAGAGGATGAGTATGTGGTGATTGATCCGCAACCGATTGTTTCAGATATTTCAGATTTCGATGCGATAGACGAATAA
- a CDS encoding diacylglycerol/lipid kinase family protein, with protein sequence MFGRTLIIANPVAGKGEGQEYAQALRTVLEETYQNECTIKVTEGDDDAFEWSKQAIDEGFESVLCLGGDGTVSQTVAGLLQNKERPRFAFIPLGTVNDLARALGYSMNPQKAIERMKDVEIDTLDIGQINDQYFINVVAVGPIPESVMQTDSDDKNRLGAFAYVIDGFTAFFSEKGYDLHIVDADGVETDIVSNLLLIGLTNSIGGIEIMNPEAKYNDGLMYLAAIRGHNPMDTIRGVLEGGIFETDKERLLLMESSQFQITTQESQDVPTNVDGDPGPALPLDLQVLHQALEIYVPRNRRRILG encoded by the coding sequence ATGTTTGGCAGAACGCTAATTATTGCCAATCCTGTTGCTGGTAAAGGAGAAGGGCAGGAATACGCACAAGCCTTACGTACTGTACTCGAAGAAACCTACCAGAATGAGTGTACAATCAAAGTGACCGAAGGGGACGATGATGCCTTCGAATGGAGCAAGCAGGCGATAGATGAAGGGTTTGAAAGTGTGCTATGCTTAGGGGGCGACGGGACGGTTTCCCAAACGGTTGCGGGTCTTTTGCAGAATAAAGAGAGACCGCGCTTTGCTTTTATCCCTTTAGGGACTGTGAACGATTTAGCGCGAGCTTTAGGTTATTCCATGAATCCGCAAAAAGCGATTGAACGCATGAAGGATGTGGAAATTGATACCTTAGACATCGGACAAATTAATGACCAGTATTTTATTAATGTTGTTGCGGTGGGACCTATTCCAGAATCGGTGATGCAGACAGACTCCGATGATAAAAATCGCCTCGGTGCTTTTGCTTATGTGATAGATGGTTTTACAGCTTTCTTCTCTGAGAAAGGGTATGATTTACATATCGTAGATGCCGATGGTGTTGAAACTGACATCGTCAGCAACTTACTGCTCATTGGTTTGACGAATAGTATCGGTGGGATTGAAATTATGAATCCAGAAGCCAAATATAATGATGGCTTAATGTACTTAGCGGCTATTCGCGGCCATAACCCGATGGACACGATTCGCGGTGTACTAGAAGGGGGGATCTTTGAAACGGATAAGGAGCGGCTTTTACTGATGGAAAGCAGCCAATTCCAGATCACAACCCAAGAAAGCCAAGATGTACCAACCAATGTGGACGGTGATCCAGGGCCGGCTTTACCTTTAGATTTACAGGTCTTACATCAAGCGCTTGAAATATATGTCCCTCGTAATCGTAGACGAATTCTAGGGTAA
- a CDS encoding rhodanese-related sulfurtransferase: MPKKYRVLLYYKYQAIEDPEQFTKEHLAFCKSIGLKGRVLVGSEGINGTVSGTIEQTDQYMAYVHQLEGFEDVWFKMDEADDYAHKKMYVRPREEIVALNLSDDIDPLETTGEYLEPTQFRDALLDEDTIVLDTRNDYEYDLGHFKGAIRPDIRNFRELPQWVIDNKEQFMDKKVVVYCTGGIRCEKFSGWMVREGIGESVGQLHGGIDTYGKDPEVQGDLWEGKMYVFDERIAVPINHVDPSIVGKDYFDGTPCERYVNCGNPFCNQQILCSEENEHKYLRGCSAECRKHPRNRYVEEHQLSTEEWEARLNAIGESLKDTETA, from the coding sequence ATGCCGAAAAAATACCGCGTTCTGCTTTATTACAAGTATCAAGCGATTGAAGATCCAGAACAATTTACCAAAGAGCATTTAGCTTTCTGTAAATCAATCGGCTTAAAAGGCCGGGTACTCGTTGGTTCCGAAGGAATTAACGGCACCGTTTCAGGAACGATTGAACAGACCGATCAATATATGGCCTATGTTCACCAATTAGAAGGCTTTGAAGATGTCTGGTTCAAAATGGATGAAGCAGATGACTATGCCCATAAGAAAATGTATGTACGTCCAAGAGAAGAAATTGTTGCGTTAAATTTAAGTGACGATATCGATCCTTTGGAAACGACTGGCGAATACCTTGAACCTACCCAGTTCCGGGACGCTTTATTAGACGAAGATACGATTGTCCTAGACACACGCAATGATTACGAATATGATTTAGGTCATTTCAAAGGGGCCATCCGCCCAGATATTCGCAATTTCCGCGAACTACCTCAATGGGTGATTGACAATAAAGAACAGTTCATGGACAAGAAAGTAGTTGTCTACTGTACTGGTGGTATCCGTTGCGAGAAATTCTCCGGTTGGATGGTTCGTGAAGGTATCGGTGAGTCTGTTGGACAACTTCACGGCGGAATCGATACCTATGGTAAAGACCCTGAAGTTCAAGGGGATTTATGGGAAGGAAAGATGTATGTCTTTGATGAACGGATTGCGGTGCCGATTAACCATGTTGACCCAAGTATCGTCGGTAAGGATTATTTCGACGGGACACCATGTGAACGATATGTAAACTGTGGTAACCCCTTCTGTAATCAACAAATTCTCTGTTCAGAAGAGAATGAACATAAATACTTACGCGGCTGTTCCGCTGAATGTCGTAAGCACCCACGAAATCGCTATGTTGAAGAGCATCAACTGAGCACAGAAGAATGGGAAGCTAGATTAAATGCAATCGGTGAAAGCTTAAAAGATACTGAAACTGCTTAA
- a CDS encoding transglycosylase domain-containing protein, which produces MSDAHKHSNKNEKQVHKSSTHSSHSNKPTGNKPNQTYIIDRSLRRANQLFEAFENEEANQKQAPPNHTNPSQEEPRTSRERTEITRAMLSRERLRRKRAESEGVIWDEPSRKGSTQERPPLHKAQGSRSTSTNQARKQQPQEDLASISDPAKAHKPALNPEHSKTVTGPKPSELGQDALEHKAKPLPRVPLTTSGSSKQAQEEGLKETRRNETTQQIDKPSESVPPYSEERPAHSKGLIMPQSGETFSEENANTEAGTPLLGASPGQTNEAEQLHGQKRRSKKQILPKSLFFRRKKPKRDQAQQANNPYALDELEPKEKVIFGINVSMNVIGRFILYGLLLLILLGGIAGGAGIGYFAYLVSNTEPPSQAEMAAQINRLEQQSTLYYASGEPIANVQSDVVRSVTELDEISGYIIDGLIATEDEYFYEHPGVVPKAIIRAALENILKGSGTGGSTLTQQLVKQQMLTNEVTFDRKANEILLALRLENYFSKDEILTAYLNVSPFGRNNRGENIAGIQAASVGIFGKQPDEVNLNQAAFLVGLPQDPYIYTPYDQNGEIVDIEAGIERMKEVLYRMYRNQVISRDEYEQAIQYDIAADFLPSEPPQEERQSYLYQAVMNGAIEQLMHLNIRDDGYTLEQVYQDDAWYNDYYFEAAEQLRTGGYRVYSTIDQAIYDQLQVSAQAYNDELGVTYDGVYTDPETGEETYYVESVQTGMVVIDNPTGRVLGFVAGTDYENNQIDHAFQMRRSPGSTIKPMAVYGPAIEHNLISPATIIPDTAFVQEYEDGSTWAPTNYGNAVSGEFMSARRALLRSDNLPAVRVYEELLEQGVPVIDYLEKMGFNPVDSYTEEDTQNLAFSLGGVTTGPTVFEETRGFTTFANGGQYIDGYYIDRIEDAFGNVVYQHQAEPVRVFAEDTNYLMVDMLRDTMTEGTGRTANEYMNVPGDWIAKTGISENSKDIWVIASTPQITIGSWIGYDSRYHDYTIDVNDGFGLESVRSQIYWSRIVNDLYEKQPEIFGTERRFEQPASVQRQTILEQTGTLPGRTTVNGQAIELTGPTREDLFKVSNPAPPLTENFLFNATPEEVASFWNSVIASQQSRQRQRNNSNNQQNSNEDENEDEANNDNPDGDTNEPGEQNPAGPMPEGNTNQEAGAAGLNSVVASPGP; this is translated from the coding sequence TTGAGTGATGCCCATAAGCATTCTAATAAAAATGAAAAGCAGGTGCATAAGTCCTCAACACATTCATCTCATTCGAATAAACCAACCGGTAATAAACCCAATCAAACATATATTATCGATCGCTCTCTAAGACGAGCAAACCAACTTTTTGAAGCCTTTGAGAATGAAGAAGCTAACCAAAAACAAGCCCCTCCCAATCATACCAATCCTTCTCAAGAGGAACCACGCACGTCAAGAGAGCGTACCGAAATCACACGTGCAATGCTTAGTCGAGAGCGCCTTCGACGCAAACGCGCTGAAAGTGAAGGCGTCATTTGGGATGAGCCTTCAAGGAAAGGCTCCACTCAAGAACGTCCTCCTTTGCATAAAGCTCAAGGTTCACGCTCAACTTCTACAAATCAAGCTAGAAAACAGCAACCGCAAGAGGACCTAGCTTCTATATCAGACCCAGCTAAAGCTCACAAACCTGCGCTTAATCCAGAGCACAGCAAGACGGTTACGGGTCCGAAACCATCTGAACTCGGCCAAGATGCGCTTGAACATAAGGCGAAACCGTTGCCTCGAGTGCCTTTAACTACTTCTGGCTCTTCTAAGCAGGCGCAGGAAGAGGGCCTTAAAGAGACTCGCCGGAATGAAACTACTCAGCAGATAGACAAGCCGAGTGAAAGTGTTCCGCCGTATTCAGAGGAAAGACCTGCCCACTCGAAGGGTCTTATCATGCCTCAGTCGGGGGAAACATTTAGTGAAGAGAATGCAAATACTGAAGCTGGAACTCCACTTCTAGGAGCGAGCCCTGGGCAAACCAATGAAGCTGAGCAACTTCATGGCCAAAAGAGACGGTCAAAGAAGCAGATTTTACCCAAGTCACTCTTTTTCCGTAGGAAAAAACCGAAACGAGATCAAGCTCAGCAAGCGAACAATCCCTATGCCTTAGATGAATTGGAACCGAAAGAGAAAGTCATCTTTGGGATTAATGTATCCATGAATGTTATCGGACGTTTCATCTTATACGGATTACTCCTTCTGATTCTATTAGGTGGTATTGCTGGCGGGGCTGGCATCGGCTATTTCGCTTATTTGGTTTCAAATACGGAGCCGCCATCCCAAGCGGAAATGGCAGCTCAAATTAACCGCCTAGAACAGCAAAGTACGCTTTATTATGCGAGCGGGGAGCCAATCGCCAATGTACAATCAGATGTCGTGCGCTCGGTAACAGAATTAGACGAAATCTCAGGGTATATTATCGACGGACTGATTGCAACAGAAGATGAGTACTTCTATGAGCATCCGGGTGTGGTTCCCAAAGCCATTATTCGAGCCGCCTTAGAGAACATATTGAAAGGTTCTGGAACAGGGGGGTCGACGCTCACCCAGCAATTAGTCAAGCAACAAATGCTCACCAATGAGGTAACCTTTGACCGTAAAGCCAATGAAATTCTACTGGCCTTGCGCTTAGAGAATTATTTCTCTAAAGATGAAATTCTCACTGCTTACTTAAATGTTTCCCCATTTGGCCGCAATAATCGCGGTGAGAATATTGCGGGAATTCAAGCAGCTTCCGTGGGAATTTTCGGCAAGCAGCCGGATGAAGTGAATCTTAATCAAGCTGCCTTCCTTGTTGGCTTACCGCAAGACCCCTATATATACACCCCCTATGATCAGAATGGGGAAATTGTAGATATTGAAGCGGGTATCGAGCGGATGAAAGAAGTGCTGTACCGGATGTATCGTAATCAGGTCATCAGCCGGGATGAATACGAGCAAGCGATTCAATATGATATTGCTGCCGATTTCCTACCTAGTGAACCGCCTCAAGAAGAGCGACAGTCTTATCTCTATCAAGCCGTGATGAATGGTGCGATTGAACAACTCATGCATTTAAATATTCGCGATGATGGCTATACACTGGAACAGGTCTACCAAGATGATGCCTGGTACAATGATTACTATTTCGAAGCGGCTGAGCAGCTCCGTACGGGCGGCTACCGCGTATACTCCACAATTGACCAAGCAATCTATGACCAATTACAGGTATCAGCGCAAGCCTATAATGATGAACTGGGTGTGACCTATGATGGCGTTTATACAGACCCTGAAACTGGCGAAGAAACTTACTACGTCGAATCTGTACAAACTGGGATGGTGGTTATCGACAATCCTACTGGACGGGTTCTAGGCTTCGTAGCCGGTACAGATTATGAGAATAATCAGATCGATCACGCCTTCCAAATGCGCCGCTCGCCAGGCTCAACAATTAAACCAATGGCCGTCTATGGCCCTGCTATTGAGCATAATTTAATCTCACCCGCAACAATTATTCCTGATACAGCCTTTGTTCAAGAATATGAAGACGGTTCAACTTGGGCACCAACGAACTATGGTAATGCGGTCAGCGGTGAATTTATGAGCGCACGCCGGGCACTGCTACGTTCAGACAATCTCCCAGCTGTTAGAGTCTATGAAGAACTCCTCGAACAAGGGGTGCCTGTCATTGATTACCTTGAGAAGATGGGCTTCAACCCAGTCGATTCTTATACGGAAGAAGACACCCAAAATCTCGCCTTCTCGCTTGGAGGGGTTACTACTGGGCCAACTGTCTTTGAGGAAACCCGAGGATTTACTACCTTCGCGAACGGTGGCCAATACATTGATGGGTATTATATTGATCGCATCGAAGATGCTTTCGGAAATGTTGTCTACCAACATCAAGCTGAGCCAGTCCGCGTCTTCGCAGAAGATACAAATTACCTTATGGTCGATATGTTACGTGACACCATGACCGAAGGAACGGGTCGTACGGCTAACGAGTACATGAATGTTCCCGGTGACTGGATCGCCAAAACCGGAATCAGCGAGAACTCCAAAGATATTTGGGTTATCGCTTCCACCCCACAAATCACCATTGGCTCTTGGATTGGCTATGATAGCCGTTACCATGACTATACGATTGATGTCAACGACGGCTTTGGCCTAGAAAGTGTTCGTAGTCAAATATACTGGTCACGTATTGTCAATGACTTATACGAGAAACAACCAGAGATTTTCGGTACTGAACGTCGCTTCGAACAACCTGCTTCAGTACAAAGGCAAACGATTCTCGAGCAAACTGGTACCTTGCCAGGACGTACGACTGTCAATGGACAAGCAATCGAATTAACGGGACCAACCCGGGAAGATCTCTTTAAAGTATCTAATCCGGCTCCACCCCTAACCGAAAACTTCCTCTTCAATGCTACACCTGAAGAAGTAGCAAGTTTCTGGAACAGTGTCATTGCTAGCCAGCAAAGCCGTCAACGCCAACGAAACAATTCAAATAATCAACAGAATTCGAATGAAGACGAGAACGAGGATGAAGCAAATAACGATAATCCAGATGGAGATACCAATGAACCCGGTGAGCAAAATCCAGCTGGCCCAATGCCGGAAGGCAACACGAATCAAGAAGCCGGAGCAGCAGGACTAAACTCAGTCGTAGCATCACCAGGACCATAG
- a CDS encoding NAD-dependent protein deacylase, producing MRKIEVNKDIQRFKEALMDSQRIVFFGGAGVSTESGIPDFRSADGIFMEETGYQFSPEEVISNSFYKKYPEIFFEFYFDKLVYPEAEPTIGHTWLKELEDIGKDVSIVTQNIDGLHQKAGSHKVYELHGTTLDNYCETCGQHYTNDALHLDEQGIPRCPKDGGIVRPNVVLYEEGLNQATIGQAVDAIRQADMLIIAGTSLVVYPAAGLVQYFGAEHLVIVNKTPLKTQHPHAIHFEDSILNVFQAIDPRELR from the coding sequence GTGAGGAAAATCGAAGTAAATAAAGATATTCAGCGATTTAAAGAGGCACTTATGGATAGCCAACGTATTGTATTCTTTGGTGGAGCAGGGGTCTCAACGGAAAGTGGTATCCCTGACTTTCGCTCAGCTGACGGTATATTTATGGAGGAGACGGGCTATCAGTTCAGTCCTGAGGAAGTCATTTCAAATAGTTTCTATAAGAAATATCCTGAAATTTTCTTTGAATTCTACTTTGACAAATTAGTGTACCCTGAGGCAGAACCGACGATTGGCCATACCTGGCTGAAGGAACTTGAGGATATAGGCAAAGACGTTAGCATTGTGACCCAGAATATTGATGGCCTTCATCAGAAAGCAGGGTCGCACAAGGTATATGAATTGCATGGGACAACTTTAGATAACTACTGTGAGACGTGTGGCCAGCATTATACTAATGACGCCTTACATCTGGATGAGCAGGGCATTCCGCGTTGTCCAAAAGATGGCGGAATTGTCCGGCCGAATGTCGTGTTATATGAAGAAGGTTTGAATCAGGCAACGATTGGCCAAGCCGTTGATGCGATTCGCCAAGCGGATATGTTAATCATTGCGGGAACCTCCTTGGTTGTATACCCAGCGGCTGGTCTAGTCCAATACTTCGGGGCTGAGCATTTAGTCATTGTTAACAAGACCCCACTTAAAACCCAGCACCCTCATGCGATTCATTTCGAAGATTCAATATTGAACGTCTTTCAAGCGATTGATCCAAGAGAATTAAGGTAA
- a CDS encoding M20 metallopeptidase family protein, with protein MEQYYDYLIEQRRFLHQIPELAFQEFKTHAHILKEVQSLAHAEISQPTPTSLVVDFKSAKPGLRIGLRADIDGLPIQELARDQGFKSQHPGQMHACGHDVHAATLLACCRYLSEHFADIEGEIRCIFQHAEEVAQGGGKALVEAGVLDGLDILYAMHVDPTLPSGQIDIKAGANTTNTYTYTIEIEGQGGHAAKPHEANHPLTSVLAICQGIQAIAANHIPPQEVAVITNTVVQMGDLQAPNIIPQIAYLAGSIRTFEDQVTQQVIDALELLVKGVCQARQMSHQLNIIYDCPSVMNDPEVTNYVRALAQEVFTQEQVVERPPSMVGEDFAYMSRRVPACFVWLGIYNEICGAVYPLHHPKFTVDEAALAKGLDLMLRVALNKGSFLS; from the coding sequence ATGGAACAGTATTATGATTATTTAATCGAACAAAGGCGATTCTTGCATCAAATCCCGGAACTTGCTTTTCAAGAATTTAAGACGCATGCACACATTCTTAAGGAAGTGCAGTCCTTAGCTCATGCAGAGATTAGCCAACCGACCCCCACTAGTCTGGTGGTTGACTTTAAATCCGCCAAGCCTGGACTTAGAATAGGGCTTCGTGCTGATATTGATGGTTTGCCTATTCAGGAATTAGCCAGAGATCAAGGGTTTAAGTCACAACATCCGGGTCAGATGCATGCTTGTGGTCATGATGTTCACGCAGCGACCTTACTGGCTTGCTGTCGGTATTTGAGTGAGCATTTCGCTGATATTGAAGGGGAGATACGCTGTATTTTTCAACATGCGGAAGAAGTGGCACAAGGTGGTGGGAAAGCCTTAGTTGAAGCCGGGGTGTTGGATGGGTTAGATATACTTTATGCTATGCATGTAGACCCAACTTTACCATCAGGCCAGATTGATATTAAAGCTGGCGCCAATACTACGAATACTTATACTTATACTATCGAAATTGAAGGTCAAGGAGGGCACGCAGCTAAGCCACATGAGGCGAACCATCCATTAACAAGTGTCTTAGCAATTTGCCAAGGAATTCAGGCTATTGCAGCCAATCATATCCCACCTCAAGAAGTCGCCGTGATCACGAATACAGTTGTGCAAATGGGCGACTTGCAAGCGCCCAATATTATTCCCCAAATAGCTTATTTAGCTGGCAGCATTCGGACTTTTGAAGATCAGGTTACCCAGCAAGTAATTGATGCACTTGAGCTTTTGGTGAAGGGCGTGTGTCAGGCAAGGCAGATGTCGCATCAGCTAAATATTATTTATGACTGTCCATCGGTTATGAATGACCCAGAGGTAACGAACTATGTAAGAGCGTTAGCTCAAGAAGTTTTTACCCAAGAACAGGTTGTGGAGCGTCCACCATCCATGGTTGGGGAAGATTTTGCTTATATGAGTCGGAGAGTGCCGGCTTGTTTCGTCTGGTTGGGAATTTATAATGAGATCTGTGGTGCTGTGTATCCCTTGCACCATCCTAAGTTTACTGTGGATGAAGCTGCTTTAGCTAAAGGCTTGGATTTAATGTTGCGTGTTGCTTTGAATAAGGGGAGTTTTTTGAGCTGA